Below is a window of Halomicrobium mukohataei DSM 12286 DNA.
GTCGTCCTGTTCTGGTGTCTCAACCAACAGATGGACCGCTGGATCAAACACGCACGGGGCAAGCCGACAGTTCAGTGACGGGATCGCGCCGGGACCGTCCGACCAGTCACTAACCTTTTGAACGTCTCTCCAGTAGTAGTCGGCAATGTCGACCAAGCGAGCGCTGGCCCAGCAACTCGGCGTGGTGGCAGGGTTCGACGATCCGCGAGCCCCGCTCGAACAGTATCGGACGCCGCCGGAGCTTGCGGCCCACCTGATCCACCTCGCCGACCTTCGGGGAGACATCGAAGATCGCACGATCGTCGACCTGGGCTGTGGGACCGGGATGCTGACGCTGGGCGCGGCGCTGCGTGGCCCCGAGCGAACCGTCGGGCTCGACGTCGATCCGGCACCGCTACAGACCGCTCGGGACAACGAGCGGAAGGTCGCGTCGGCCACGTCGGTCTCCTGGGTCCGGGGCGACGCCGAGAACGCGCCGCTGCGACCGGATCGAGACGGGACGACGGTCGTGATGAATCCGCCGTTCGGGGCCCAGTCGGGCAACGAACACGCCGACCGGGCCTTCCTGGAGACGACGGCCGCGATCGCGGACGTTTCCTACTCGATTCACAACGAGGGCAGCCAGGAGTTCGTCGGCTCGTTTGCGGCGGACAACGGCGGCACCGTCACCGACTCCTACCAGACGGAGTTCGAGATCCCACACCAGTTCGACCACCACGAGGACGAGTCGCGAGCCGTCACCGCGGAAGTGTACCGGGTCGAGTGGTAGTCGCCGTTCTACGCCGCCTCGCGGGTCGCGATCGTAACTCGCGTCCCCTCGTCGCTCGCGAACACCTGCGAGCCGTTGCGCCGGAAGGTGAGCCCTCCAGCGGTTGTCGTCCGGTTCCGGCCGGGCACCGACGCGGTGGCGAGCGTACGGCCCTCTCTGGACACCGCGAAGGCGAACCCCCCGTCGGTCGGGACCAGCGTGACGTTCCGGCCGGCGACGACGGGGTCGGCTCGGCGCGGCTCGCTCGTGTAGCCACGCGTCCGCTCGTCGCCGGCCGGCCTGAGGTACACCTTGTAGACGCTGTCGTTGCCGGCCGGCCGCCAGCCCGTGCGGTTGACGTGGACGTTTCGCCGCCAGCCGACGCCGCCGACCTCGACGGTCGCGAAACCGCGGTTCCGGAGCTGGGATTCGAGGACGACCGTCTGCCAGACGTGGCGTCGCTGGCTCGTGACGACGACGCCGCTGGTGTTGATCGCCGTCGGATCGTCGACGAACGGTAGGGAGACGCTCCGGACGTAGCCGTCGGGCACGTCTTCGCCGTAGCTGACGGTGTAGTCTCGGACTTCGACCGTCGGCTGTGGGGCCGGCGAGTCGCCGATCGGCGCGACGTTGTACGGGATCGCCGCGCCGCTCAGTCCGAGCAAGAGGACGAGGACGACGGCCAGCCCCACAGTGTGGACCCCTGCCGTCGATTCGGGCAGCCGGCGCTCGACGAGCCAGTCGAGTCGCGACCCGGCCCGCTCGTCGCCGTCCCAGATGCCGAGGATCACGACCGCCGCCAGCACGAAGACGACCGCCGCGCCGAGCCACCGAAACAGGACGAATCGGCCGTTTCCTTCCGGGACGTACAGCGCCCACAGCCCCTGGAACTCCGCGAACACGAGGAGCCCGAACCACAGCCGCGTCGGGTCCGGCCAGCGGTCCCGGTAGTACAGCAGGCCGAACCCGAGCAAGATGCCAGCGAAGAGCCCGATGGCGTGGCCCTGGATCGCGATGCTGGCCCACCACGGCGTGATGACGCGCGGACGCGGCACGGCGACGACGCGGGGGGTCTGGACCGCGACGACGAGGAATCCGAGGACCTGATCGGCCAGCAAGGCCAGCAGTGCCGTCAGCGGGCGCTGGACGAGTGCGAAGCCCGCGATGGCGAAGACGACTCCGGAGAACCCCACGACCGGTCCCAGTGCGAACAGCGACGTGAACAGCCCGACGACGAGCGCCCCGGCGGGAACGATCAGGATCCGGACGAACGGGTTCGTCAGGGCCGATCCGAACGAGTGAGCGCCTCGCTTTCGGGGGTAGTGGCCCCAGGCGTACTCGGCGACGGAGCCGAACGCCGCCGTCGCCACGAGGTTGCCCGTCACGTGCCCGAGACTGGAGTGTGTGAACGCCGCCGTCACCATGCCCAGCGGGTAGCGATACGACCAGGATCGAAACGGGATCACCAGCGGATCTCTGGGGTCCTCGATGCCGCCCTGGACGAACAGGTAGACGAGCGCGACCGCGCCGATTGTGAGCGCGGTGCCCCACGGAACGCCGAGCAACAGACGCCGACGGAGCGCGCCGAGTCGCCGATCCGTGCGGTCGCTGGCGACGAGCGCGACCCCCAGCGAGACCGCGGCGGCGAGGAGGACGGTCAGCGTCCTGAGGGGCAGCCACGACGGAACCGCATCCATCGGGCCCGGTAGCATGTCCCGATCATGGAACGGCTGTGGCTTATCCTTGGCGGCGACGGGTCGGACTCATACGGACGGTTGTAGGCGTTTACCCAGTCGACCGCACGACGGTGTGCGGTCGATCTGGTAACGACCTACAACTTTCCGTATCAGAAATCGGGTATCACTCTGTTACCTGGTTCGGAACCGAACCTATATATCTCGCTGGCGACAACGAGAGGGTAAGAGCCAACAGATGTCATCCACGTTTTCCCCGGAGCCAGACGAGACCTGCCAGGTCGTCGAGTCCTTCGACCTGATCGGATCGAAGTGGCGACTGGCGGTGCTGTACGAACTGCTCGACGGCGAACAGCGGTTCAACGAACTCAAGCGAGAGACCGGCACCAGTTCCCGCACGCTCTCGCGGGTCCTCGACGACCTGCAGGACCGCGCCTTCGTCGACCGTCGCGTCGAGGAGGCTGCACCGGTCGCGACCTACTACACGCTGACCGAGAAGGGCGAGGCGCTCGCACCGGTGTTCGACGAGATCGGCGACTGGGCCGACGAGTGGCTCGACGACGCCGTCGCGACGCCGGAGATCGAGACGCAGTGACGCGGATCGTGTAGCGGTTTCCCGATAGTCGTCTCTCCCGTGGCGACGCTCGCCAGCACGCACCTTCGGTAATGCGTATGACACGAGTACGGTCCGACAGCGTAGCTTTTTCCACCTGCAAGTACCACTGTCGACTCGATGGGAGTCCGGCCACCGGCAGACGACGACGGCGACGAACCGGACGCGATCGAGTTCGGTATCGCCGCGCTCGACGGAACACTGAGCGACGCCGATATCGAGTACCCGACCGACAAACAGACGCTCCGGTCCGAGATCGGGCACCGCGAGGTCCCTTTCGACGCCACGGGCCACTCGATCACGGTCGCGGAGGCGCTCGAACAGGTACCGAAGACGAGCTTCGAGAACGAGCAGGAACTGCTCAACACCCTCCACCCGGTGTTCGAGGCCCGACGCGAAGCCACGAGCAACAGTCTCCTCTCGCAGCTTCGGGCGCTGGTCCCCTTCTAGGGACGACTGGTCGAACTGGCCCGCTCCCCGTCCGATTCTCCCTCCGCGCTGGGCTCCGTGCCGTCGCCGACGGCGTCGGCCGCGGTCGATTCGTTACCGACCTGGCGCGCGATCTCGCTCAGCCGTCGGGTCTGCTCGCGATTCAGTGCGACGATCATGTCCGAGAGGACGCCGAACATGAGCAACTGGATGCCAAAGAGCAGCCCCGAGGCGGCGACGAGCGCGATCACCTCGTGAGAGACGC
It encodes the following:
- a CDS encoding rhomboid family intramembrane serine protease, with amino-acid sequence MLPGPMDAVPSWLPLRTLTVLLAAAVSLGVALVASDRTDRRLGALRRRLLLGVPWGTALTIGAVALVYLFVQGGIEDPRDPLVIPFRSWSYRYPLGMVTAAFTHSSLGHVTGNLVATAAFGSVAEYAWGHYPRKRGAHSFGSALTNPFVRILIVPAGALVVGLFTSLFALGPVVGFSGVVFAIAGFALVQRPLTALLALLADQVLGFLVVAVQTPRVVAVPRPRVITPWWASIAIQGHAIGLFAGILLGFGLLYYRDRWPDPTRLWFGLLVFAEFQGLWALYVPEGNGRFVLFRWLGAAVVFVLAAVVILGIWDGDERAGSRLDWLVERRLPESTAGVHTVGLAVVLVLLLGLSGAAIPYNVAPIGDSPAPQPTVEVRDYTVSYGEDVPDGYVRSVSLPFVDDPTAINTSGVVVTSQRRHVWQTVVLESQLRNRGFATVEVGGVGWRRNVHVNRTGWRPAGNDSVYKVYLRPAGDERTRGYTSEPRRADPVVAGRNVTLVPTDGGFAFAVSREGRTLATASVPGRNRTTTAGGLTFRRNGSQVFASDEGTRVTIATREAA
- a CDS encoding winged helix-turn-helix transcriptional regulator, translating into MSSTFSPEPDETCQVVESFDLIGSKWRLAVLYELLDGEQRFNELKRETGTSSRTLSRVLDDLQDRAFVDRRVEEAAPVATYYTLTEKGEALAPVFDEIGDWADEWLDDAVATPEIETQ
- a CDS encoding METTL5 family protein, which produces MSTKRALAQQLGVVAGFDDPRAPLEQYRTPPELAAHLIHLADLRGDIEDRTIVDLGCGTGMLTLGAALRGPERTVGLDVDPAPLQTARDNERKVASATSVSWVRGDAENAPLRPDRDGTTVVMNPPFGAQSGNEHADRAFLETTAAIADVSYSIHNEGSQEFVGSFAADNGGTVTDSYQTEFEIPHQFDHHEDESRAVTAEVYRVEW